A genomic stretch from Erwinia sp. E_sp_B01_1 includes:
- the envZ gene encoding two-component system sensor histidine kinase EnvZ — protein MRRIRFSPRSSFARTLLLIVTLLFVSLVTTYLVVLNFAILPSLQQFNKVLAYEVRMLMTDRLQLEDGTQLEVPPAFRREIYRELGISLYTNAAAEESGLRWAQHYEFLSQQMAQQLGGPTDVRVEVNKNSPVVWLKTWLSPDIWVRVPLTEIHQGDFSPLFRYTLAIMLLAIGGAWLFIRIQNRPLVELEHAALQVGKGIIPPPLREYGASEVRSVTRAFNQMAAGVKQLADDRTLLMAGVSHDLRTPLTRIRLATEMMSQEDGYLAESINKDIEECNAIIEQFIDYLRTGQEMQFERADLNSVLGEVVAAESGYEREIENAVMPAELMVDINPLSIKRALANMVVNAARYGNGWIKVSSGSELQRAWFQVDDDGPGIKPDQLKHLLQPFVRGDSARSTSGTGLGLAIVQRIIDAHQGSLEIAESERGGLRIRAYLPLPASQLPVTTAG, from the coding sequence CCAGCCTGCAGCAGTTCAACAAAGTGCTGGCTTATGAAGTGCGTATGCTGATGACCGACAGGTTACAGCTTGAGGATGGTACCCAGCTTGAGGTGCCACCCGCGTTCCGCCGTGAGATATACCGCGAGTTAGGCATTTCGCTGTATACCAACGCGGCGGCGGAAGAGAGCGGATTGCGCTGGGCGCAGCATTACGAATTCCTCAGTCAGCAGATGGCACAGCAGCTGGGTGGCCCGACCGATGTTCGTGTGGAGGTGAACAAAAACTCCCCGGTAGTCTGGCTGAAAACCTGGCTGTCGCCGGATATCTGGGTGAGGGTGCCGCTGACGGAAATCCATCAGGGCGACTTTTCTCCGCTGTTCCGCTATACGCTGGCGATTATGCTGCTGGCCATAGGCGGGGCATGGCTGTTTATCCGTATCCAGAACCGGCCTCTGGTCGAGCTGGAGCACGCCGCCCTCCAGGTAGGGAAGGGCATTATTCCACCGCCGTTACGTGAATACGGCGCTTCTGAAGTCCGTTCTGTAACGCGGGCCTTTAATCAGATGGCGGCAGGGGTTAAGCAACTGGCCGACGATCGTACGCTGCTGATGGCCGGGGTGAGCCACGATCTGCGAACGCCTCTGACCCGTATCCGTCTGGCCACAGAGATGATGTCACAGGAAGACGGCTATCTGGCTGAGTCGATCAATAAAGACATCGAAGAGTGCAACGCCATTATCGAGCAGTTTATTGATTATCTGCGTACGGGTCAGGAGATGCAGTTTGAGCGCGCTGACCTGAATAGTGTCCTGGGAGAGGTTGTAGCTGCAGAAAGTGGCTACGAGCGTGAGATTGAAAATGCGGTAATGCCTGCAGAATTGATGGTGGACATTAACCCGCTGTCAATCAAGCGCGCACTGGCGAATATGGTGGTCAACGCCGCCCGTTATGGCAATGGCTGGATCAAAGTCAGCAGCGGCAGCGAACTGCAACGAGCCTGGTTCCAGGTGGATGATGATGGTCCGGGCATCAAGCCCGATCAGTTGAAGCATCTGCTCCAGCCGTTTGTGCGGGGAGACAGTGCCCGTAGTACCAGCGGCACCGGATTAGGGTTGGCGATTGTGCAGCGCATTATTGATGCGCACCAGGGTTCGCTGGAGATTGCAGAGAGTGAGCGTGGAGGTTTGCGGATCCGCGCCTACCTTCCTTTACCCGCATCACAACTTCCGGTGACTACAGCTGGTTAG
- the pckA gene encoding phosphoenolpyruvate carboxykinase (ATP), with protein MRDLTPQDLVAYGITDTVEIVHNPDYDTLYKEETRPGLTGYERGIETKSGAIAVDTGIFTGRSPKDKYIVRDETTRDTLWWNDQGKGKNDNQPLSVETWQALKSQVTRQLSAKRLFVVDAWCGANPDTRLCVRFITEVAWQAHFVKNMFIRPDEESLASFVPDFVVMNGAKCTNPNWQQQGLHSENFVAFNLTERIQLIGGTWYGGEMKKGLFAIMNYLLPLRGIAAMHCSANVGKNGDVAAFFGLSGTGKTTLSTDPQRQLIGDDEHGWDDDGVFNFEGGCYAKTIKLSEQAEPEIYHAIRRNALLENVVVRADGTVDYDDGSKTENTRVSYPIEHIDNIVKPVSKAGHARKVIFLTADAFGVLPPVSRLTPDQTQYHFLSGFTAKLAGTERGVTEPTPTFSACFGAAFLTLHPTQYAEVLVKRMEAAGTEAYLVNTGWNGSGKRISIKDTRAIINAILNDDLSEAETVTLPLFNLEMPASLPGVDSHILDPRNTYADEAGWESKARDLAQRFIDNFDKYTDTPAGAALVKAGPQL; from the coding sequence ATGCGTGATTTGACCCCGCAGGACCTCGTCGCTTATGGCATCACGGATACGGTTGAGATCGTTCATAATCCGGATTATGACACGCTGTATAAAGAAGAAACCCGGCCGGGACTGACCGGCTATGAACGCGGCATTGAGACGAAATCCGGCGCTATCGCCGTTGATACCGGCATTTTTACCGGGCGCTCACCCAAAGATAAATATATTGTCCGTGATGAGACTACCCGCGACACGCTGTGGTGGAACGATCAGGGCAAAGGCAAGAACGATAATCAGCCCCTTTCAGTGGAAACCTGGCAGGCACTTAAGTCTCAGGTAACCCGACAACTCTCTGCAAAACGTCTGTTTGTGGTGGATGCCTGGTGCGGTGCAAACCCGGATACCCGCCTCTGCGTGCGCTTTATCACCGAAGTCGCCTGGCAGGCCCATTTCGTTAAAAATATGTTTATCCGTCCTGATGAAGAGTCGCTGGCAAGCTTTGTCCCGGATTTTGTGGTGATGAACGGAGCCAAATGCACTAACCCAAACTGGCAACAGCAGGGTCTGCACTCCGAAAACTTTGTGGCCTTCAATCTGACCGAACGTATTCAGCTGATAGGTGGAACCTGGTACGGCGGCGAAATGAAAAAAGGTTTGTTCGCCATCATGAATTACCTGCTTCCGTTGCGGGGCATTGCGGCAATGCACTGCTCGGCTAACGTCGGTAAGAATGGCGACGTGGCGGCCTTCTTTGGCCTCTCCGGCACTGGAAAAACCACGCTCTCTACCGATCCGCAACGTCAGTTAATCGGTGATGATGAGCATGGCTGGGATGATGACGGCGTGTTTAATTTCGAAGGGGGTTGCTACGCCAAAACCATCAAGCTTTCTGAGCAGGCTGAACCGGAAATTTACCACGCTATCCGTCGCAATGCATTGCTGGAAAACGTGGTGGTGCGTGCCGACGGAACGGTAGATTATGATGACGGCAGCAAAACCGAAAACACCCGCGTTTCTTACCCGATTGAGCATATCGACAATATCGTTAAGCCGGTGTCTAAAGCGGGCCATGCGCGTAAGGTCATCTTCCTGACCGCTGATGCTTTTGGCGTGCTGCCACCGGTTTCCCGTCTGACTCCGGATCAAACGCAGTATCACTTTCTTTCCGGCTTTACCGCCAAACTGGCTGGCACTGAGCGGGGCGTTACCGAACCCACACCGACCTTTTCAGCCTGTTTTGGTGCCGCTTTCCTGACCCTGCACCCGACGCAGTATGCTGAGGTTCTGGTTAAACGAATGGAAGCGGCAGGCACTGAAGCTTATCTGGTCAATACCGGCTGGAACGGCAGCGGCAAGCGCATCTCAATCAAGGATACGCGGGCGATTATTAATGCCATCCTCAATGACGATTTATCAGAGGCGGAAACGGTGACGCTCCCGCTTTTCAACCTTGAAATGCCTGCCTCACTCCCGGGCGTGGACAGCCACATTCTGGACCCGCGTAATACCTATGCTGATGAAGCAGGATGGGAAAGCAAAGCCCGTGACCTGGCTCAACGCTTTATCGACAACTTCGATAAATATACCGACACGCCTGCAGGGGCGGCCCTGGTCAAAGCCGGTCCGCAACTCTGA
- the hslO gene encoding Hsp33 family molecular chaperone HslO, protein MAHQDQLHRYLFENYAVRGELVTVSDTWREIISGHDYPLPVQKVLGELLVATSLLTATLKFDGDITVQLQGDGPLNLAVINGNNRQEMRGVARMQGDIAPESTLKEMVGNGYLVITISPAEGERYQGVVGLEGETLAECLEDYFMRSEQLPTRLFIRTGETEGVPGAGGILLQVLPAQDASPDDFSHLATLTETIKTEELLGLPAHDVLWRLYHQEEVTLYDPQEVCFRCTCSHERCGEVLVTLPEEEVDQILAEDGKIDMHCDYCGSHYIYDAVDIAAIRTGSATSNDQLH, encoded by the coding sequence ATGGCTCATCAAGACCAACTGCATCGCTACCTGTTCGAAAACTACGCCGTGCGTGGCGAACTGGTGACTGTTTCTGACACCTGGCGCGAAATCATCAGCGGCCACGACTATCCGCTGCCGGTACAAAAAGTACTTGGGGAACTGCTGGTTGCCACCAGCCTGCTGACCGCTACGCTGAAGTTCGATGGCGATATTACCGTGCAGTTGCAGGGTGATGGTCCGTTGAACCTGGCAGTGATTAACGGTAACAACCGCCAGGAGATGCGCGGTGTGGCCCGCATGCAGGGTGACATTGCCCCTGAAAGCACCCTGAAAGAGATGGTAGGCAATGGCTATCTGGTGATCACCATCTCTCCTGCCGAAGGTGAGCGCTATCAGGGCGTGGTCGGGCTGGAAGGTGAAACGCTGGCGGAATGCCTGGAAGATTACTTCATGCGTTCAGAGCAGTTGCCAACCCGTTTGTTTATCCGTACCGGTGAAACCGAAGGTGTACCGGGTGCTGGTGGGATCCTGTTGCAGGTGCTCCCGGCTCAGGATGCCAGTCCGGACGACTTCAGCCATCTGGCTACACTGACAGAAACGATCAAGACAGAAGAGCTGCTTGGCCTGCCAGCCCACGACGTCCTGTGGCGCCTCTACCATCAGGAAGAAGTGACCCTTTACGATCCGCAGGAAGTCTGTTTCCGCTGCACCTGCTCGCATGAGCGCTGTGGGGAAGTTCTGGTGACGCTGCCGGAGGAAGAAGTGGATCAGATCCTGGCTGAAGATGGCAAAATTGATATGCATTGTGACTACTGTGGCAGTCACTATATCTATGACGCGGTAGATATTGCGGCCATCCGCACGGGCTCCGCAACCAGTAACGACCAGCTTCACTGA
- the hslR gene encoding ribosome-associated heat shock protein Hsp15 has product MKEKSAEAVRLDKWLWAARFYKTRSAAREMIEGGKVHYNGQRSKPGKIVELNAELTLRQGNDERTVIIQAISDQRRPAVEAQQLYTETAQSIEKREKMAQARKMNALTMPHPDRRPDKKERRDLMKFKNSGEE; this is encoded by the coding sequence ATGAAAGAGAAATCCGCAGAGGCGGTTCGGCTCGATAAGTGGCTGTGGGCCGCTCGCTTCTATAAAACCCGCTCTGCCGCGCGCGAGATGATTGAGGGTGGCAAAGTTCACTACAACGGTCAGCGCAGCAAACCTGGAAAAATCGTTGAACTCAATGCAGAACTGACCCTGCGCCAGGGCAACGATGAGCGCACGGTCATTATCCAGGCCATCAGCGACCAGCGCCGTCCAGCCGTGGAAGCACAACAGTTGTACACGGAAACGGCACAAAGTATTGAGAAACGGGAAAAGATGGCACAGGCGCGAAAGATGAACGCGCTGACGATGCCACATCCTGACCGCCGCCCTGACAAAAAAGAGCGACGGGACTTAATGAAATTTAAAAATTCTGGCGAAGAGTAA
- the nudE gene encoding ADP compounds hydrolase NudE, producing MTRQLQKPTILNVETVARSRLFTVEAVDLAFSNGARRVYERMKPSDREAVMIVPIIDNHIVLIQEYAVGLESYELGFPKGLIDPGESPFEAANRELKEEVGFGAEKLETLAKLTMAPSYFSSKMNIVVAENLYAEQLEGDEPEPLPQLRWPLDNLLGLLEEPDFREARNVSALFLVREWLVKQGRLSY from the coding sequence ATGACCAGACAACTGCAGAAACCCACCATTCTTAACGTTGAAACCGTGGCGCGTTCACGCCTTTTTACCGTTGAGGCCGTAGACCTGGCATTCAGTAATGGTGCCCGGCGGGTCTACGAACGAATGAAACCCTCAGATCGTGAGGCGGTAATGATCGTGCCAATAATCGATAACCACATTGTGCTGATTCAGGAGTACGCGGTAGGGCTTGAAAGTTATGAACTGGGTTTTCCTAAAGGATTGATCGATCCTGGCGAATCGCCGTTTGAAGCCGCCAACCGCGAACTCAAGGAAGAGGTAGGATTTGGGGCTGAAAAGCTCGAAACTCTGGCTAAGCTGACGATGGCACCCTCCTATTTTTCCAGCAAAATGAACATCGTCGTAGCGGAAAACCTCTATGCGGAGCAGCTGGAAGGGGATGAACCTGAGCCGTTACCTCAGTTACGCTGGCCGCTGGATAATCTGCTGGGGTTGTTAGAGGAGCCGGATTTCCGTGAGGCGCGTAACGTCAGTGCGCTGTTTCTGGTACGCGAATGGCTGGTGAAACAAGGCCGCCTGAGCTATTAA
- the mrcA gene encoding peptidoglycan glycosyltransferase/peptidoglycan DD-transpeptidase MrcA, which yields MKFVKYFLILAVCCILLGAGSVYGLYKYIEPQLPDVATLKDVRLQTPMQVYSADNELIAQYGEKRRIPLKLPQIPPEMVKAFIATEDSRFYEHHGVDPIGIFRAASIALVSGHASQGASTITQQLARNFFLSPERTLMRKIKEAFLAIRIEQMMSKDEILELYLNKIYLGYRAYGVGAAAQVYFGKNVDQLSLSEMAMIAGLPKAPSTFNPLYSHERAVMRRNVVLGRMLDQNYISQSQYEEARNAPLEANYHAPEIAFSAPYLTEMVRQQMVKRYGDNAYNDGFKVTTTITRKLQLAAQKSVQDNVMNYDMRHGYRGPSAVLWKVGQNPWGRTEILKSLKALPVYGPLFPAVITEANSEEATATMRDGTSVTLNLAGMRWARPYKSDTAQGRTPKSVTEVVQPGQQIWVRQVGTDWWLGQVPDVNSSLVSLDPQNGAVRALVGGFDFNQSKFNRATQALRQVGSNIKPFLYTAAMDRGLTLASILNDVPISRWDAGAGSDWRPKNSPPTYDGPIRLRQGLGQSKNVVMVRAMRAMGVDYAAEYLQRFGFPAQNIVHTESLALGSASFTPLQMVRGYSVMANGGFLVDPYFISKIQDEQGNTLFEEKPRIACPDCNLPVIYGDTKKAVALSEDSVENVAVSQEGDKTAVPQPQLGQVSQQGGEQQYAPHVINTPLSFLIKSAMNTNIFGEPGWMGTGWRAGRDLGRNDIGGKTGTTNSSKDAWFSGYGPGVVTSVWIGFDDHRRDLGRTTASGAIKDQISGYEGGAKSAQPAWDEYMKAALDGVPVQPLTPPEGVVTVTIDRNTGKLANGGGNTRQEYFINGTQPTEYSVHDVGTTLMDNGESHELF from the coding sequence GTGAAGTTCGTAAAGTATTTTTTGATCCTTGCAGTGTGTTGCATTTTGCTGGGAGCCGGCTCGGTCTATGGTTTATACAAATACATAGAACCCCAGCTGCCAGACGTAGCCACGCTGAAAGATGTGCGTCTTCAGACGCCTATGCAGGTGTACAGTGCCGATAATGAGCTGATTGCTCAGTATGGTGAGAAACGCCGTATCCCGCTTAAGCTGCCGCAGATCCCGCCTGAGATGGTAAAAGCGTTTATTGCCACTGAAGACAGCCGTTTCTACGAGCACCACGGCGTTGATCCTATCGGGATCTTCCGTGCTGCCAGCATCGCGCTGGTTTCCGGTCATGCTTCGCAGGGTGCCAGCACCATTACCCAGCAGCTGGCGCGTAACTTCTTCCTCAGCCCGGAACGCACGCTGATGCGTAAGATCAAGGAAGCTTTTCTTGCTATCCGCATCGAGCAGATGATGAGTAAAGATGAGATCCTTGAGCTCTACCTGAACAAAATTTACCTCGGCTACCGTGCCTATGGTGTGGGTGCCGCCGCTCAGGTTTACTTCGGCAAAAATGTCGATCAGCTTTCGCTGAGCGAAATGGCAATGATTGCCGGTCTGCCTAAAGCACCCTCAACTTTTAATCCGCTCTATTCCCACGAACGGGCCGTTATGCGCCGTAACGTGGTGCTGGGCCGTATGCTTGATCAGAATTACATCTCTCAGTCGCAGTATGAAGAAGCGCGCAATGCACCGCTTGAAGCGAACTATCATGCCCCTGAAATCGCCTTCTCCGCCCCTTATCTGACGGAAATGGTTCGCCAGCAGATGGTGAAACGTTACGGGGATAACGCCTATAACGACGGTTTCAAAGTCACCACCACCATCACCCGTAAGCTGCAACTGGCTGCCCAGAAGTCGGTGCAGGACAATGTGATGAACTACGACATGCGTCACGGCTACCGTGGGCCGTCTGCCGTGCTGTGGAAAGTGGGCCAGAATCCGTGGGGTCGCACTGAAATCCTGAAGAGTCTGAAGGCGCTGCCGGTGTATGGCCCGCTGTTCCCGGCGGTGATTACCGAAGCCAACAGTGAAGAAGCCACAGCGACTATGCGTGACGGAACCAGCGTCACACTGAATCTCGCTGGCATGCGCTGGGCTCGTCCCTACAAGTCCGATACCGCACAGGGTAGAACGCCAAAATCTGTGACCGAAGTTGTGCAGCCTGGTCAGCAGATTTGGGTCCGCCAGGTGGGGACAGACTGGTGGCTGGGACAAGTGCCTGACGTAAACTCTTCACTGGTTTCGTTGGATCCTCAAAACGGCGCAGTTCGTGCTCTGGTGGGTGGATTTGACTTTAATCAGAGCAAATTCAACCGCGCTACTCAGGCTCTGCGTCAGGTAGGTTCCAATATCAAACCTTTCCTGTACACGGCAGCAATGGATCGCGGTCTGACGCTGGCTTCCATCCTTAACGATGTGCCCATTTCGCGCTGGGATGCGGGTGCCGGTTCCGACTGGCGTCCTAAAAACTCCCCGCCAACCTATGATGGCCCAATCCGTCTGCGCCAGGGGCTGGGACAGTCAAAGAACGTGGTCATGGTCCGGGCTATGCGTGCCATGGGCGTCGATTACGCGGCAGAATATTTACAACGCTTTGGTTTCCCTGCGCAGAACATTGTGCATACCGAATCGCTGGCACTGGGTTCCGCCTCCTTTACTCCATTGCAAATGGTGCGTGGCTATTCAGTGATGGCCAACGGCGGATTCCTGGTTGATCCTTACTTCATCAGCAAAATTCAAGATGAACAGGGCAATACGCTGTTCGAAGAGAAACCCAGGATTGCCTGCCCCGATTGCAATTTGCCGGTGATTTACGGCGACACCAAAAAAGCGGTTGCCCTGAGTGAAGACAGCGTGGAAAACGTTGCCGTCTCGCAGGAAGGCGACAAAACAGCCGTACCGCAGCCTCAGCTTGGGCAGGTTTCGCAGCAGGGTGGCGAGCAGCAGTACGCTCCGCATGTGATCAATACGCCGCTTTCGTTCCTGATTAAAAGCGCAATGAACACCAACATCTTTGGCGAGCCCGGCTGGATGGGAACCGGCTGGCGCGCTGGCCGCGATTTAGGCCGTAATGATATTGGCGGTAAAACAGGCACCACCAACAGCTCGAAAGATGCCTGGTTCTCTGGCTATGGCCCCGGTGTGGTGACCTCAGTCTGGATTGGCTTTGACGATCATCGTCGTGATTTAGGGCGAACCACCGCATCTGGTGCCATCAAAGATCAGATCTCAGGGTATGAGGGCGGCGCTAAAAGTGCTCAGCCAGCCTGGGATGAGTATATGAAGGCCGCGCTGGATGGCGTACCGGTACAACCGCTGACGCCGCCAGAAGGTGTGGTGACCGTCACTATCGATCGTAACACTGGCAAGCTGGCTAATGGCGGTGGCAATACCCGTCAGGAATACTTCATCAATGGCACCCAGCCTACTGAATATTCCGTTCATGACGTGGGGACTACGCTGATGGATAACGGTGAGAGCCACGAACTGTTCTGA
- the pilM gene encoding pilus assembly protein PilM — protein MAFQTWQVGLDIQNGQLCALGIQRRRNGWQLRHWWQHALPQDTLVNGLLQRPEPVIALLQRWRRQLPYRISLRVGFPPQLVLQRQVELPGTQLREPERSRYITAAARRFFPIEPETLALDYREGAQEARALYITAAKRDVLASWMDCLEQARLKPEVLELTPAALFALSTSLSLDPSAAMVHRLQDHWLWYSALPARPEWGWCSLQDAPDFSTLRQKQLPDFNAFYYSSQLKEPLPKSAQWLDPFAAFALRQPPLPGLSGAFTLAAGLALRPGDA, from the coding sequence ATGGCATTTCAGACATGGCAAGTAGGCCTGGATATTCAGAATGGGCAACTTTGTGCCCTTGGCATCCAGCGCCGTCGTAACGGCTGGCAACTTCGCCACTGGTGGCAACATGCGTTGCCGCAAGATACGTTAGTTAACGGGCTGCTGCAACGTCCCGAGCCGGTGATCGCACTCCTGCAACGCTGGCGCAGGCAGCTGCCTTACCGTATCTCACTGCGCGTGGGTTTTCCTCCTCAGCTGGTTCTGCAACGGCAGGTTGAGCTTCCGGGAACCCAGTTACGCGAGCCTGAGCGTAGCAGGTACATCACCGCAGCGGCGAGGCGATTTTTCCCAATTGAGCCCGAGACGCTGGCGCTGGACTACCGCGAAGGCGCTCAGGAGGCCAGGGCGCTCTACATTACGGCCGCAAAGCGTGATGTTCTTGCCAGCTGGATGGACTGCCTCGAACAGGCAAGGCTGAAACCTGAAGTGCTGGAACTGACGCCTGCCGCCTTGTTTGCCCTCTCAACATCGCTCTCCCTCGATCCTTCCGCGGCGATGGTACACCGGTTGCAGGATCACTGGCTGTGGTATTCGGCCCTGCCTGCCCGGCCTGAATGGGGCTGGTGCTCCCTTCAGGATGCCCCAGATTTCTCCACGCTACGGCAAAAGCAGCTGCCTGACTTTAACGCCTTCTATTACAGCTCACAGCTGAAGGAGCCTCTGCCGAAATCGGCACAGTGGCTCGATCCCTTTGCAGCCTTTGCCCTGAGGCAACCCCCGCTGCCAGGGCTGTCCGGGGCTTTTACCCTGGCTGCAGGGTTAGCATTGCGTCCGGGGGATGCCTGA
- a CDS encoding PilN domain-containing protein: MVWVNLLPWRRRQRRKACQRWSVVLMLLALTLMVAGLPTLGQQKLNRLNEKGIRQRQGLDHQLEKQLQQVTLSDREREALKQQLIERQRRQQGLVRWSSFLSGLVKAMPETLWLSSISKSASTLTLAGFCKGVGDLDAFSLQLRKQGLVGQITAGTLSRVAQGRMAFNLLITLKPEADLDG; the protein is encoded by the coding sequence ATGGTGTGGGTCAATTTGCTGCCCTGGCGGCGGCGGCAGAGACGAAAGGCATGCCAGCGCTGGTCTGTTGTCCTGATGCTACTGGCATTAACGCTGATGGTGGCTGGCTTACCCACGCTGGGGCAACAGAAGCTGAACCGACTTAATGAAAAAGGGATCCGGCAGCGGCAGGGGCTTGACCACCAGCTTGAAAAACAGCTTCAGCAGGTCACTCTGTCAGACAGGGAAAGAGAGGCTCTCAAACAGCAACTGATAGAACGGCAGAGGAGACAGCAAGGACTCGTCCGGTGGTCCTCTTTTCTGTCCGGCCTGGTAAAGGCGATGCCTGAAACGCTCTGGTTGAGCAGCATCAGTAAAAGCGCCAGTACTTTGACGCTGGCGGGTTTTTGCAAGGGGGTGGGCGATCTGGACGCGTTCAGCCTGCAACTGCGAAAACAGGGGCTGGTCGGGCAGATAACAGCGGGCACGTTAAGCCGGGTTGCTCAGGGCAGAATGGCATTTAATTTATTGATTACGTTAAAACCAGAGGCAGATTTAGATGGATAA
- a CDS encoding HofP DNA utilization family protein, with translation MRAERGRGYQQPVLHWLLLLLLITAGCRAEKDPFQPPGTVCETAQSAPFNWRLKGIIGRADDYHAWLTPEKGKGMPRSQGQQIDQRWQLIKVEAMSITLADVKGCLSPLKRNLKGSIYEKDLLPVMPAVPGATSG, from the coding sequence ATGAGGGCTGAACGGGGGCGCGGGTATCAACAGCCAGTATTGCACTGGTTGTTGCTGTTACTGCTGATAACGGCAGGATGCCGGGCAGAGAAAGATCCTTTTCAGCCTCCCGGGACGGTATGTGAAACAGCGCAGTCTGCCCCGTTCAACTGGCGGCTGAAAGGCATTATTGGGCGGGCTGACGATTACCATGCCTGGCTGACCCCGGAAAAAGGTAAAGGTATGCCACGCAGTCAGGGCCAGCAAATTGATCAACGCTGGCAGTTGATAAAGGTAGAGGCGATGAGCATTACGCTGGCGGATGTGAAGGGTTGTCTTTCACCGCTGAAAAGGAATTTAAAAGGAAGCATTTATGAAAAGGATCTTCTGCCTGTTATGCCTGCTGTACCTGGCGCCACTTCAGGCTAG
- the hofQ gene encoding DNA uptake porin HofQ: MKRIFCLLCLLYLAPLQARQGPLSLAFDDAPVAQVLQALANWQQLNLMVAPGVEGVLSLRLESVPWQQALTLVARMAKLSIETEGNVLLVWPQSWQQEKQRQEENQREKEQKALPLIAEVLTLAHADATTVNTSLQAERAKLMTERGSVTVDTRTNSLLIRDTSPALKATSHWIRALDVPLEQIELSAQIVTINEESLRELGVRWGLSGDEQITHALRASQLSVNLPVTDAALSAGFTLARLDGKLLDLELSALEQENKLEIIASPRLFTSHQQAASIKQGTEIPYEVSSGGNGTTTVEFKEAVLGMEVTPVVQPNGRILLKLHLSQNVPGRTMRSGEGEYLAIDTQEIQTQVTLKDGQTLALGGIFQRQNASGQRKVPLLGDIPGLGKLFRYDIHEQKRRELVIFITPRLIRDE, encoded by the coding sequence ATGAAAAGGATCTTCTGCCTGTTATGCCTGCTGTACCTGGCGCCACTTCAGGCTAGACAGGGGCCGCTGTCTCTGGCTTTTGACGATGCGCCAGTGGCCCAGGTATTGCAGGCGCTGGCGAACTGGCAGCAACTCAACCTGATGGTTGCGCCGGGAGTGGAAGGGGTACTGTCGCTGAGATTAGAGAGTGTTCCCTGGCAGCAGGCGCTCACGCTGGTTGCCAGAATGGCAAAACTGAGTATCGAAACGGAAGGCAATGTCCTGCTGGTCTGGCCGCAGAGCTGGCAGCAGGAGAAGCAGCGTCAGGAGGAAAATCAGCGGGAAAAAGAGCAGAAAGCCCTGCCGCTGATCGCTGAAGTATTAACGCTTGCTCATGCGGATGCCACCACGGTGAATACCAGCCTGCAGGCCGAAAGGGCAAAATTAATGACCGAAAGAGGCAGTGTGACGGTCGATACCAGAACCAACAGTCTGCTGATCCGGGATACGAGCCCTGCTCTGAAAGCTACCAGCCACTGGATACGCGCGCTGGATGTTCCCCTTGAGCAGATTGAGCTGTCGGCACAAATCGTCACCATCAATGAAGAGAGCCTTAGGGAGTTAGGGGTTCGCTGGGGATTGAGTGGCGATGAGCAGATTACCCATGCGCTTCGCGCCAGCCAGCTTAGCGTTAATCTTCCGGTGACGGATGCCGCTTTATCCGCTGGCTTCACGCTGGCCAGGCTTGACGGGAAATTACTGGACCTGGAACTCAGCGCACTTGAGCAGGAGAACAAGCTGGAGATTATCGCCAGCCCGCGTCTGTTTACCTCCCATCAGCAGGCTGCCAGCATCAAGCAGGGGACAGAAATTCCCTACGAAGTTTCCAGCGGCGGCAACGGGACCACTACCGTCGAATTTAAAGAGGCGGTGCTGGGAATGGAAGTGACGCCAGTGGTGCAACCGAATGGTCGGATTTTGCTGAAACTGCATTTGTCGCAAAACGTTCCCGGCAGAACGATGCGCAGCGGGGAGGGTGAATATCTGGCCATCGACACTCAGGAAATTCAGACCCAGGTGACGCTAAAGGATGGCCAGACGCTGGCACTGGGAGGGATTTTCCAGCGGCAAAACGCCAGCGGACAGCGCAAAGTCCCGCTGCTGGGCGATATCCCGGGCCTGGGAAAGCTGTTTCGTTATGATATTCATGAACAAAAAAGACGAGAATTAGTGATCTTCATCACGCCCCGATTGATCCGTGACGAGTAA